The window aagtcaaaatgatatttaaatattttcgggatatttcccaaacaaatatttttactaagaccccgtttggaatttatttttaaattctaatacttttttgatatttttcagggtTTTTACTCAATTTTATACCAACGCAATCGCAGCTACgcccttctaaataattttatacaattatttatgtaatataaatttatcattgtTTAGAACTccggactactaattaaaggaaataaatcttataaataaatcttttgatagtcagacttttataaaaaaaacgttCTTTGACGGGCGCTGAGGACATAGCATGAAAGCCATTTCTCGAGCATAACAGAAAATGTACCCCTTATAAAAACTTTGGTACAAAGTACGTTTATACATTCAccttttactaatttttctaaatcattttgcgactctattttcaaataaataatttgttcttaaattaattatttttgattaatcTAATCtggatttcaaatcaaaattatcatttgattaCCAAAAATtccctaaattattaaaatttgacacgcaaaccaaggttgacatgtcaaaatctcttaagataatgttttcttttaagaaGATGTTTGAcatgcaaaccaaggttgaaacacGTCAAACCTCGTGCCACTTCGCGATCCCCCATATTTCCACGTGTCATctgacacgtgctaagctatggaAGAGATTTCCCGggattacaaatatatatatataactttttttttatctcttttatccgtattataatatattaaccatttatatctcattttatattattataatttaataataattataaattattacaaatttaggGACCACAAAATCTAAATTTGCAATGGTCCCCAATCCTCATGGTTGTCCTACATGCAATGAAAACCATTATATGGACATTCAAATTTATGTGGACCATCTAACCTATATATTaacttgagaaaaaaaattgaatatatacttttaacataaaaaattctttataaGGTTATTTCAATTTACCAAATCAatctataacaaaattttattttatagatataacAACTTAatgtttgttaattttttttaattagttattttaaaattaatttaaaatatattaaatatatatatatatatatattaagaatgccatgtatattaaaaatgataaaaaaaaccgTTTAAGCTCACAACGACAAAgcattaaatgaaaaatattgttactaaataagttatcgagcttgTAAGTTCTCtaaaagaacgattaactcctAGACGGACTCTACtagtgtaagcactaaaaatctacacacccaatttataaaattaaaatatattttaggttattttcgaataaataaaatcaatataattaacaCCAAGGTCAAAACcacattaaaacaattaattagattaattatcataataattaaaatctaattaatttagggAAATggccaaaaacaaaaaataaaatatttgagatgaatgttttactcattttatcttaaaataattttataaaaatcaagggattaaaataaataatttagaatgaaatgaggtacccatttcatcccaaaaattatttaacccaaaaatatacaaaacaaaataaaataaattggcaaaatatttgtcatatttatttttaatattttgtgtgttttaaaagaaaaaaaattaaagccaaaagagtgaaaaaataatcaatttcaaataaacccttaaggttttaaataaaataaataaatcagtaATAGACGAAATTGTGAAAATATGATTGCAGCTAGAACCAGGGGCATCAGATGAGCGTTGGATATCATCCAATGCTCACAAGACATTCGCATCGCCTGCTGCAACAGGGGAACGCGTGCCCACGCCACACCCTATTAGCTTACATTATGTTAGCTAAATTGCAACGGAATGACCAGAACGCTAACAGAATGCAAACGAAATGCTCTGCGTCCGCATTTACACtcaaaatgacgtcgttttaAGTAGGGGTgatcaatatttggtctgaaccaaatatccgaccgaattcgaataaatcgaATTCGAAATTCATTtttggttttcgaatcgaatttcaaaccaattcgaattcaaatacggttttcaaatttgtttttgagtttgggtttcaactcgaaaaccaaaccgaaaaccgaattcattttatattatttattattccaaacttagcttaagaaaaagttcaaaataatcaaattagaatattttgaattcaagatttaataataaaagaaaaaaagaaacaaaagtaCCAATGGTCTAGTGTTAGATTAGTACTCTTTCACAGTACAGACCCGGGTTCAATTCTCGGctagtataattaattttgagtcCATGGCAATTCgttttgaattcgaattattcaaaattcgaaccgaatatcaattcaaattcggttcggtttaattataatttattcgaattcggttcggtttcaaagtttctaaaaaaaattaaaattcgaataaaccgaactAAGGAACTCAAATAACCTGAAAACCGAAtcgatgaacacccctaattTTGAGCCCTggttgtcttcttcctcgcgatcGTCGGAAGGATAAAAGCAACTGCCATCATTgttttttcaaagatggaactcagCCGTTTCTCCATCATTTTGGCTGATtcgaaaggtgaaatgatcatcctaccatggtgatcatttctcctacatcCATAAGTATTAATCATATCTATTTCGGCAAGTTAGATGAAGAATAACCAAAACTCCATTAATGgtttttggctgattcaatccacttgaaGCTTCCACCGACTTAGGAAGGCTAAAAATAGTCTCCCTTAACACTTCTGAAGGTAAGAGATAATATCTCAAgcctcaaatcaaataatttcgaAAATCTTCCAATAAAGCttaaaacttttgatttttcgaAATTTTTGTATAAGTCTCTAAAGCTTGGATTTAAGCATCCCAAAACCTTCTCTAAGGTCTAAgtagtgttcttcaatccttgacATGCTTCCaatcatcatttaattcatactttcaatttgaaatttaaattttatattttagttttcataagtttgtatattgtCTGGTTGTTGGATTTTATGATTGGAAATTGATCCTGAGATCATTTCCAATCTTCTATTTTAGGTTTGAATCAATCAATAACCTTAAatagaaaaactcaaatttgatttttacgAAAGTCTTAGAAAATGGGGTAATCATTTCTCACAAATAATATTCATCAAATGAAATAGTCCAATAAACAATAGTGAAAAAGAGTGttaaatagaagaaaaagaaggcgTTCGAATTGTCCCATCACTTATAAACGGAGAAAAAGTAAAGGCAAAATAGAGGTTCAGATGAATAGTAAGGAAAAGTTGACGTTGATGCTGAGAAACAATATATTCATAGAAAAAAAGAGGAAATTACATAGAATAAAATGAATAACAACATTTGAAGGCAATGGAGTTTAGTGAAAGATAAAATTTCTCATTTGAATCAGACTCTTAATGTTGTAGGTTTtgtattatttctttcttttactCATCTAGTTTAATCCAAGTTAgaatttgtctagctttgatctTGACTCATTTTGGATTCTCCCCCACTTTTGGGTATCTTTAATGAAATAGCATTAAgacatttttccaaaaaaaaaaatccagaaATCGGGTTTGCTGTTCTTGGGCTAATCCCCAAGAACAGCTGCCCAGAAATAATCTCAACatgtttataatgatgttgcgcaattatttggatcatgtttgatccatcactattatgtttgatcaaaatcaaaattttcaaaataattgcaatttttgagttcttaaattggtccaaacgaacaattagtgttcttattttggtaccaatcaagtatatgaagtataaggaagctattggctagctccttacactttaaaacaactttaaaaccaaaaaccttattttttactacaaactattttgaacaaattgatcatcacccatgTCAACTGATACCTTAAGGTGATGTTCTAAATATTCTTATGAGGATCGAGAATTCTGGCACCCGATTGAGAATTCTATCCCAAGACCGAGAGTTTTTAGCATCTAGACCGAGGCTTTTTAGCTAGGACCGATAGGTCTGACCGAGGATCTTAATCCCCGACCGAGTGTctcttaacctaggaccgaggacacTTAGCCCTTGATCAATAAAAACGAACCCAAGACCTAGGACAATAGTTCTGAGGTCTATTTGGTTTCCattttcaaattccaaaattattttggtaattttgGAAACtaaaaccattttctaaaaatcctaaaaaattagaaaatgatttcaaaatatttttaagatatttccacaacaaatatttttacaaaggtttgtttaggatttatgtttaaacccttATGCCTTTAAAAACTTATCTTCTTCAGATATTTTCCTCTCTAGTCAATGTCATCCACAACAGGTACgagtattttaataattcttgttacaattctttaaataatattaaaacatattcatgcctaggaccgaaagaataattggttaaaataaaacgttatacaactgattttcaaaagtcaaatttataaaagtaaagaccgtttttaaaacaaGTATGGAGGATGAAGGGcaaaagccctttcccgagtatcaccaaattacgaattaaaagaaattttagcCAATACGCTTATACACGTATTCATTTCCATTCTTCGAAATCCCTCTCTTCTTTATTccatttttattgaatttcaaaaatcaattggcgaatctatttcaattaaataatattttaaattaattattttttaaactaatttaaacaacggatttaaaaaaaatcaaattgtaatttgattattgcAAATCCCacgaattattaaaatttgagtcTATACTTGAAgcaaagtattttttttaatgtagatgATCATAGAATCTATGAAAAAAATCCTCTCTTATTTGATTACGAAAAacttttttaacattttcataGCGGAAAATGTTTATTCTATAGTTCACGTTGAAACATTTAGAGTTAAAACTAAACGTATCAACTTGTCAATCAAATGATACTGTACCaactagaaaaatataaaataatttgcttaaaattgaattatacaAATTGGGTGAGAGATTGAATTTCAATATAAATCGATAGAATACAATCATTTTAAGagaagattttaaattttaaaactaaggTTTAGaggtatattttttaattaggctgaataaattatatatggttTAATGATGGGTCACcgaatttaattagaatttaattaggaatgaataaattaactatttcGTTAAGAATgtatagattatatattatatattattgagttggaaggtttatttagaaattaataaattagtatgTTGTTTAATtaggaataaatatattatatagtatattaataatagttattgatacatttttttttatttaggaatttatttttttgtatataaatatagtatATAGTATATTAGGAGGAAGATGATAGGGCGCCGAGTTCTTTATTTACTCATTATGAATATACGTATATTAGTATTAGGTGGTTTGATCCATCTGGGCTATGTCCCAAGAAACAGTAAGACAGTAAGGGTGGCTTTTAGTTCCTCTCTTGTAGACATGTTATATCAGTTGCATCAATTCGAACTTCTCAACAACTATCCAAAAACTCAAATATCATCCAATAAATTTTAGTAATACACCATAAAAGTCTCCATGTATTAGTGACATATcaataatgtaaaaataagtgagttgtcgatttaACTTTTTCATGAAACATACGAGatcgactaaccataatacaacattttttcatgcacatttCATTCGTAAGAATTTTACTGTGAATACCGctccatccaaagaacgagatcttgaaTGAAATTTTTGACTCTCAAAGTTTCtctcaacaaaaattatataaaattatcttaacaAATAACTTGTAGTAATGCCATGCACAAGAACGGATGAACGCTTCGGCTGAGGTGGGCTAAAGCCCATcccatatatttttatatatatatatataaagcatCAAATATATAGAGAATAAATTATTGGCTGAATCTATATATTAGAATTGGAgagaattaatatttatgtgagatTTGAAGgaaaatttgtttcattttagttttagctgagttttgtataaaaaatttatttgattttatttgtttttaaattagtttttaaaattttgttaattattttcttttaaatacaTAAGATAAAAAgatgagtaatgatatatatagcCCCTTATACATCAACTTTATACAACACCTACCTAATTTgacaagaaagagaaaatatatcttgaaaaaaatatcttatgTTAACTCTTTTCCCcttaaaacaactttaaaatcaaaaactcaaattttgatcacagactgttttgaacgatttgatcatcatctGGGTTGATTAGtaccttgagatgatgttcAACATGTTCCTAGAAGCTTTGTAAAGCTACCCAAACCCTTGGATCAAACAATTcaagctaaaaaaaataaaaataaaattaaactttatgtttttgaggaccgaggcttgttagcctatgatcgagagatccgaccgaggatcctcggtccagACCGAAACCTAGGACCAATAAATTCAAACCTAGGATTGAGAACTCCAACAGAACCGAGAGGTTCGACTGATGTTCTTAAGCTAAGACCGAGAGGTACGATCGAGGATTTTAATTTAGGACCGAGCATCCCCGCAACCTAGGATTGAAGAACTTAGCCCAAAGCTAACTCAGTATCGGTGTTTTTATACACCCAGACCGATGAACTTAGCATAGGgataacctaggaccgatgtacTTATACaaccaaaccggtaattttagCCAAGGATCGAGAGTCCTTAACACCTAGACCGAGGGACTTCAGCACTCCAACCGAAGACCACGAGCCTCGACCGAGAGGTCCTCAACCTAGACCGAGGGTTTTTAAATCTCGACCCATAAAAATGGACCCAAGGAATAAGGCCCAGtactaaggcttgtttggttcctcttttcaaacccaaaattatttttgtaattttggaccccaaaccattttctaaaaatcctgaaaaaataaaaaatgatttcaaaacatttttgggatatttgcacaaaaaaaatttttaactaagacatgtttggtgtttatttttaaactctaacaCCCTTAAAAATGATTAACATTCTTCATGTATAATCTTCCCTAGTTATCATTAGCAACATgtaccaatatttaaatattgttgtttcaatcatttaaataacgctaaattctagaagcatgactaggactaGAAtcataattggttaaaactcaaatgttatacaaccgattttcaaaactcaactttataagtagagatcatttttaaaatgggtacaaaggatgaagcgcgaaagtcatttctcgagtatcaccaaattacgaactaaaagaaaattatgatcaATATGTTTGTATATTATGCTgactttttattgattttcaaaaatcaattggcgactctatttcaaaataaatcctttttgaaattatttatgtttaattaatttaaactaaatgatttCTAAAGAATCAAACTATGATTTGATTGCTGTAAATTCacggattatttaaaattaaaccccaaagttaattatttttaattaattttaaaagcggttaggaattgtttaaaaatcttttaaataatattttattttaaaagaaaattcctgACACACAAACCGAGATTAAAATTCTCAAACCTCGAGTTTTTCTGTAAAGCCTATACATGGGATTTTTCGGGGGTTACAATATCTAATTCGGTTAGAGAAACTACTAAATCGAGGATCAAACATGACCTTAACTGTAGTATTTATGCATATAACAATGGAAATAGACTCATTATATGTTGTAGGTAGACTTTAGACACTACATCAAATAtcgtttcaaaaattaattgaagaacTATCATCCACAATGAATCTAGAATGTTCACGAAAAAATTTCACATAGAATAAATTCTCCTTCAAATACTACACTCActgaataattaaatattttggtgAATCAACTAAATCAATCACgattatatttacatttttttaatagaaaagtcttattaaaaaaataagatcttGAATATTCAGTCTccttgattttaaaatatttttttaaaagatatattttagtattttactaaataaattaattgtcaTTAATTCTTAcacataaaattttgaaattattattattaaactgaataattaaactattaacATGATCTTTTACATGAGAGTTTtgctaattttaattttaaaaataattaatttattattaataaaatattaaaattaattaatatattaaactatttgattaatcattttcaaaataaaataaaatttattattgatgTGATTATGATAAAACAGAAAGATTTGTTTACGTTGAATTGAATAGCCGATGTAACACATCTTTGAAAACTAAAATGCATGccataattgaaaatatatatatatatatatattatatatttataaaataatttagtttttttaatataaacaaagtgattttagtaaaaaaaatcaaattttatttcatatatataattataaacaaattttaaatatgctggtaaaatttaaaaaattattattttttgtgttaatataaatataaatataaatatattatattatatattgaaaataaaaatgtattatatatatataatgatgagaaaataaatgagaaaagagtattatttttaattgtgtaaatatataaaatattacatgagaatatttgtttagatttacgaaaatatgaaatgatttggatatatatatataaataaataattaaaaaataataattaattaaaataattaaattgtttatatttaattttttattcttttaaatatatatttattaaatataatatatattttattattttttatttaatttattattgtcccaaaataaattattaataaagaaaataacgagaaattattaatgaatataggagataaataaacatttaaaactaTACTTAGTCATCGGCCTAATCATCATTCCATCACTTCGTTACACATTAACTATAAAATTTTCGTTTCCCGTccttacttttatatatatataatatttccaAGGGAAATTACATCTTATTTTCCATTACATTTTGTATTTCTTTTccttaaattttgttatttttatttttatattttaaattatattaaacatcacaattaaataatatcatttaaaaaatccCATTAGACATTCTCAATTTTGTCTTcgtatcatttatattattaattaatagacatttttaaaaaaaataattcaaggtcaagccatttaattttgtttatatattgtttttaatatataaatttattatacttcaaattaattaagtctATAAAATATGATGGGtcatactaaaataattttaattaacatgtAATATAATTATAGAGGAAATGGTGTCAAAATTTGATTGattgaagaataaaaaaaaaatctcaaattttaacCCTCTCCCGTcacctttaattatttttctaacaaattttTTTCCTCTCCAAAATTCCCTCTTTTTTTATCacacttttcaaaataaataaacaattatttttattcctaAAATTAAGTagaactgaaaaaaaaaaatttgaattcaagCTCGGGTTTTAGTTTTCCACAAGTAACGGAACCGACCATGTGACACGGGACAGGATCTGCATGGAAATCTGATAGTTTAgttttctttctcaaatttatatattgtttccTGCGAGAAAAATCTAGAAGAAAAAGGTTTTAACATCATCGTATCAGCTTTACTCTTTTTCTCCTACTCTAAGGCATATTCAAAATCCATCGCAAATCCGACTTCATTCCTTCCTCTACAAACCCCCGAATAACACTTACTTCCTCGTGGCCCCTGCCGCTCCGTCCTTCGCAGAGACGACAACGTACCAGATCTACTACGTAACAGCCGCGAGCGCCGCAAATTACAGCGGGAACGCTAGCAAGAAGGATACGATTATTACAATTGATGCGCACGAATCCATTTGTTGCAGGATCTGATTGCAAATTCAGATAGCGTGACAtcggaggaggagaagaagaaaaacgacAACGGTCAAAGGTAATTTGGTCTTCGAAAtttaaaaaccagttttttttagtttttatcaaacaagattttttttaggCAAAAACACAtgtaaaacccaaaaaaaactctttcctcAAACGAGTCCTAGACATGCAATTTCCGATTTGCTTATAAAAGCGAATGCAATTAGATTTGCTTAATTCATTGTTGGGATGatttatctttttcaatttACTAAAGTTCTTTCTTGTGAATGAGTACTGAATTTTGcaaatttattgtatttatgTTCTGGGTGCTTTAGAGAAGAGAATGAACAGTAGTGTAAAGAAAGAGCCCGAGAATAAGAAGAGGGACTTGGATACTGTATATATGACTGATCTGGTTGAATATCACGGCAAACGGAGGATGAATTGCATTGAAAAAGACTGTCTTGATCAATTGCAAATGGATAAGAATCTTACTACACAGTGTGTGAGTAGGATGATCGAGAAAAACAAGAATTTTTTCCTTGAATGCAAAGAAGGTTCTTCCCCTCCCCTTGTTAATGTCCTTTTTTTAGAATAGCCCATTTCATGTTTCAATTGCTGTAGTGATTGACTAAGTAGCTGTCAATTGTTAGTAAGAATATAATGTGCTTTCTGTCTTTTGGACATTGCGATTTCTTTTATCcgataaaaaattcatatagtGTACAAATTTGTTTTATGGAAGTGGTTTAGaacttaatttgattttataaattggacaAATTAACTAGCCAGCCATATCAATGTCAATAATTGTACAATTTTGTTAAGAGAATACAGTGTATGAAAAATAGTCTTTTGTGCATCGGATTATCATTGATGACATTAAAATTTATCGTCTTGTAGAAGAAAAGAAAGCGAAGAAGCGTGCACAAGAGCAAGAGCACATGTTTTTAGAATTCCAggagaagatgaaaaatgaatCTGAGATTAACAAAAAGGAACTTTATTCCTGGAGCAACGACCTAATCGATCGTGAGGCTTTTTATGAACGCATGAAGAAAAAATTTAATGATGAGAAGCAAAAGGTTCTCTTATGTTGACATGAACATTTacttaattcataatttttccaCATCTTCACTGTTCTTTTGAATATCTGTACTGAAAACTATAGTAATTGCTCATAATTTTTCCTCATCTTCACTGTTCTTTTGAATATCTGTACTGAAAACTATAGTAATTGCTCAtaaatttttatgaaaactATAGTAATCTTCAAAACCATTGACAAATAAGTAAGATGTTTGTAAAATGATAGTGCTGCTTGTTTGGAGTTTTCTTATTTACATGTCATGTCTTTTGTAGATCAACACACTATCAAGGAAGTTACTTGAAATGAAATCCTTGAGGCGGAAGAAGTCTGACAAGAATCCCTTGAGTGTTGAAGATGATAAGGTTCGTAATTTTATCTGATGTTTTTGTTGACACATTTACCtgttttcttattatattttggttttattaatgagtttgattttaaatatgcAGAAGAGACAAGAGGAATATGCTAAAAATCTTCAACTGGGAAAGGAGGATTCCAAACAGATGCTAAATATGGTAATTGAAGATCTTAGAGCAAAAGTGCAGGGGGTGAATAATCTTGGAAATGAAAGTGAGGCCTTAAAAAACAAGATTAAAGAGTTGAATGAGGAACTTCTACAGAAGCAAATTGAGATTACTGAAATAGAGGAACTAAATCAAGCCCTTTTGATCAAAGAAAGAATGAGCAATGACGAACTGCAGGAAACTCGTAAAGAGTTGATTAAGGTACTCTTCTATTGGGCTTATGAGACCATTATGCTACTTCTTAGGTTGTTACATGAATGACGATTATTTGTGGAaggatttttttcaaaactgcttttttttcttgagaaaaCTCAGTTTGGCATTCCTATtctcttcattattttttaatactcTCAATCATCTCCATACCCAATGCTTCACTAGCTACAACCCTTTGAAGGTGTCTGTCTAGAATAAATCTGTGATTCGCAAGAAGCCCACTAGTACTATTCCATTGAGATGCCAAATCCTAAACATCTcgagaaaaaaatgatatattgtCACAGTTGGCTTATTCTTACCAATGATATCCCTTTTGCGTTTAATGATATGAATATACTACACCTTTTGTTTTATGGATCATGAGATTCCCTGGATACATAGCCAATTCCGCTATAAGATAGACTCATTCCATTTCATTTTACAAATTCGGCTAGGGCCTGATATATTTAAGCCAAACTTGTATAATGAATCTATGAAGTTATTGAATATTTCTaataaatccaaaattttgaaaatacattGTTATCCCAATGGGCTGCAATTGGAAATACTTATAATTGTTTAGTTTAAAATCTTTGTGCTTGCTAAGAATGTGAAGTTTGTCTAAGGTTGATAATTTATGGAGCAGGTGGAGCCTTTTTATTGttggttttaattttgttttgttcttaTTTCCAGGGTCTTCAAGAGTTAAGGGGTAATCAGACTCAAATTGGAATCAAAAGAATGGGAGAGATTGATATAAAGCCCTTCCAAATTGCTTGCAGAAGTAAATTTCCATCTGAAGAAGTAGAAATGAAAGTTGCAGAGCTATATACCTTATGGCAAGAAAAGATGAAAAACCCCGAATGGCATCCATTTAAAGTCATTATGAATGCTGACGGAGGACATCAGGTATGTTTACACCTTCTCAAATTCAAACTTAAGAACCCTAACTAATTTTGTGTCAATTTTTCTTTCCCTTGAAAATTCAGCAAAatattgatgaagatgatgaacaactcaatggtTTAAAGGAAGAATATGGAGTTGAGGTGTACGAAGCAGTTGTCGTAGCATTAAAAGAAACGAATGAATACAACCCTAGTGGTGGTTATGTAATTCCTGAACTTTGGAACTATAAGGAGAATAAAAAAGCTAAGTTGAAGGATGTTGTTGCGTACAACCACAGGAGAATGAAAGATTTGAAACGCAGACAAAGGAGGTGAAATTGTAAGGTTAATGTTTTGTTCTTAGAACTTAagcaaacttattttttaaggGGGCACATGATTTTGTTGCTCCTATTTAAACTTAGGAAAATTTTGGCTGATGTtggattttgatattttcaatgATCTTCTTCTGAAACTGTATATTACTGAATTGgctaatttgaaatttaataattttattttctggtattttttattatgttataaatGTGTTTTTCTGGGATACTAGTGAAAGGGTAATGGTGCAGAAACTAGTGACTTCATTTTGTAATGAAATTTGtatatgaatttgaatttatttaaggTGATCCGACATTTGTTTTACTCGGGTTTAATCCCGGTGACTATCATGCATTCATGCCTGGAATCAGATTAGTCAAATGTCTTACTCGGGTTTAATCCGGGTGAACAGTATGGGTTGTACTAAGTATGATATATCCAGTTAAGATTTTATTTCACACTTAGATGAGAAATTATAATGTACATTTTAATTAGGTGTTGT is drawn from Impatiens glandulifera chromosome 3, dImpGla2.1, whole genome shotgun sequence and contains these coding sequences:
- the LOC124930410 gene encoding factor of DNA methylation 1-like, yielding MEEARAYGRLDVSDVAIPDLIANSDSVTSEEEKKKNDNEKRMNSSVKKEPENKKRDLDTVYMTDLVEYHGKRRMNCIEKDCLDQLQMDKNLTTQCVSRMIEKNKNFFLECKEEEKKAKKRAQEQEHMFLEFQEKMKNESEINKKELYSWSNDLIDREAFYERMKKKFNDEKQKINTLSRKLLEMKSLRRKKSDKNPLSVEDDKKRQEEYAKNLQLGKEDSKQMLNMVIEDLRAKVQGVNNLGNESEALKNKIKELNEELLQKQIEITEIEELNQALLIKERMSNDELQETRKELIKGLQELRGNQTQIGIKRMGEIDIKPFQIACRSKFPSEEVEMKVAELYTLWQEKMKNPEWHPFKVIMNADGGHQQNIDEDDEQLNGLKEEYGVEVYEAVVVALKETNEYNPSGGYVIPELWNYKENKKAKLKDVVAYNHRRMKDLKRRQRR